A genomic window from Anthocerotibacter panamensis C109 includes:
- a CDS encoding type I polyketide synthase: MIDISRQEPGNFQHWVELLRYRALEQGEQPAYIFLHNGQEECLTYGALDRQSRAIAARLQQLKAQGKTALLLYPPGLDYIAAFLGCLYAGVIAVPAYPLLKQRGLPRIQNMVADCRPHVALTAAQSLGKMRVLLAEGADLGIPDWVLTDELAVGSEAAWRMPVLDKEALAFLQYTSGSTGRPKGVMVSHRHLLENSALIAANFGHTPEAVGVSWLPLYHDMGLVGATLQVLYVGFPLVLLSPAEFLQRPRVWLEAISRYRGTTSGGPNFAYDLCVTKISPEQRVGLDLSRWEVAFSGAEPVRAATLERFGRAFAPQGFRQEAFHPCYGMAEATLFISGARKGVLPQQTPVQKEALAQGRWVAGGEPAQVLVGCGQPGERVVIVHPETMHRCGPGELGEIWVGGSVAGGYWQNQEETTRTFQAHLATGEGPFLRTGDLGYRDAGELFITGRRKDLIILQGRNLYPQDIEGSVERSHLALKPGCGAAFAVTVADCERLVVVQEVKSARQIDAPAVLGAVRQAVAEEHAVGLYAIVLLRPGSLAKTSSGKIQRFANREHFLAGTLEVVAQWCLEADASQSVSVLASAPSARAIEDWLSERLARHLGIASTAIEVQQSFAYYGLGSTEAVSLIGDLERWLGRTLLPTLAWDYPTIAALAHFLAGSDRASATDKTDLEPSEPIAIVGLGCRFPGAKDPEAFWQLLRTGQGAIGVVPAARWSGARVGPLAQGGFVEGVDRFDAPFFKISPREARAMDPQQRLLLEVAWETLEHGGLAPLAQGRSGVFIGVSSHDYAQLLAGAAEDLDLYTGTGCAHSLAANRLSYYLDWHGPSLAVDTACSSSLVAVHLACQHLRTKECDFALAGGVNVLLTPDLSAIFARAGMLAADGRCKTFDAAADGYVRSEGCGLVALKRLKDAERDGDQIWAVLRGSAVNQDGRSNGLTAPNGAAQQAVIREALAHAGVLPQQIGYVETHGTGTPLGDPIEVQALKAVLEAGRRADERCVLGSVKTNIGHLEAAAGIAGLIKTVLALRHGLVPPHLHLKQLNPHLELEGTPFSVATSACFWPQARRLAGVSSFGLGGTNAHVVLEAAPAVAPAEQQEPCLQLLTLSARTEPALRDLARRYAHYLSTHPETVLRDVCATANIGRAHLPERLAVLTQSTTQLQAQLTAFGDQEQRAGLVTGPIRGRQRVAFLFTGQGAQYAGMGRELYARQPVFRASLDRAAQILEPWLEQPLLTVLFAPELIHQTAYAQPALFALEYALVELWRSWGIEPDFLLGHSFGEYVAACVAGVFSLEDGLRLVAARARLMQALPEQGQMAVVFAAAVIVREVLQPFGGSVVIAAFNAPEHTVIAGKTPEVTAVLAAFAQRGIKTRPLKMAHACHSPLMAPMLPELYRVAQTVTYHPPHPGWIATCLGAGPNTTPEYWCAHLLEPVQFARGLEQLPEDVVLLEVGPKPTLLGLAGQNFGKRVGLASLRPGQPEEAVLLESLSVLYTQGATVNWAAMATRYQRLALPTYPFQRERYWLSPAPKPNPSHPLLGQRLVSPLPQVQFSGELQSDAPAFLGDHRVFQTVVLPAAAFLEMVLAAGAHVLKTECLTLEQVVIERALVLTQEPKTVQVVLRAESQRGYHVQVLSLEGETQWTCHATGWILPGAEAPESRDLAGIQERCAETVPIAQYYERYQARDIDYGPGFRVLRHLLRQPGESLAWVDLAQSDGRYLLHPALLDGCFQGVAAALSGWPAGCWVPVSCAKLHLYGRVGSGLWSHARVQQHADFLRADLGLMAPDGQILATVEGLQVQPVRPEALLGTTWCYEVVWREMPAVLPTPAALEAQLDPVLEPDTAALDHLEALSLEYGWRALQDLGGKLDPGQRFTLEEIAATVVKPQQSLLKRLLAMFVEARLLRSLNTGWEVLKAPTNTAFQSGASAEWTLLERCGTHLAAVLTGRCDPLELLFPQGDLTTLTQVYQESPTARRMNTWLGQVLCAVLEQRCRPLRVLEIGAGTGATTAYLLPHLPPDAEYVFTDLSPLFLKKGRDKFQDYPYVRYKTLDIEQDPLAQGFLAHHYDIVVAANVLHATRDLRQTLAHVQQLLTAGGLLLLLEVAGERPVRWLDLTFGLTEGWWRFADHDLRPDYPLLPVQRWCTLLEACGFSSTKPLRAAHQAVVIAQAPLAPARSDRNWLILADRQGVGQQLADQLALRGEAATLVFAQDLDLTLPEDFHRLIQDAARPWQGVVHLWSLDAGTEDLDRALEKSCASTLHLVQALLRAHLAPRLWLVTRGAQAVGTAAPTGVAQATLWGMGRVIAREHPELGGVLIDLDPESSAHEIQHLLTEITHTPAEEQVAFRGTTRLGARLVRAPLESGNLPSSALSRIPLTGGLEGTYLITGGLGGLGLLVSDWLVAQGARNLVLVGRSHPDREAQARVRALEHAGARVLVLQADIAQAQEVVRVLATIERTLPPLRGVIHGAGVLADGALSSQNWERFTEVMGAKVQGAWNLHTLTQDHPLDFFVLFSSVAALLGSPGQANHAAANAFLDTLAWERRAQGLPALSINWGPWAEVGKAAHLERDPLRRLGMIPPEQGIRLLGELLGQDATQVGVFVADWAQLLPASAEGWPGFLAELASGGQAAWEPLPTHGQTREERPPVLADYLRAQVAGALGAEEFHLDPEAPLLNSGLDSLTALELRNRVNRDLGVDVPVVKFLEGLSLADLTNFIAVHLEESPAAATQQVSADANEDWEEGAL; this comes from the coding sequence ATGATAGACATCTCCAGGCAGGAGCCAGGGAATTTTCAGCATTGGGTTGAGTTACTGCGCTACCGCGCTCTTGAGCAAGGGGAGCAACCCGCTTATATCTTTTTGCATAACGGACAGGAAGAGTGTCTCACCTACGGGGCTTTAGACCGTCAGAGTCGGGCTATCGCAGCCCGGTTGCAGCAGCTCAAGGCGCAGGGGAAGACTGCTTTGCTGCTGTATCCTCCTGGTCTCGACTATATTGCCGCTTTTTTGGGGTGCCTTTATGCCGGGGTGATTGCTGTCCCAGCCTATCCTTTGCTCAAGCAGCGCGGTCTACCCCGCATCCAGAATATGGTGGCGGACTGCCGCCCCCATGTGGCGTTGACCGCCGCCCAAAGCCTTGGCAAAATGCGGGTGCTCCTGGCAGAGGGAGCGGATTTGGGGATTCCTGATTGGGTGCTTACGGATGAACTGGCTGTAGGCAGTGAAGCCGCGTGGCGGATGCCGGTCCTGGACAAGGAGGCGCTGGCTTTTTTGCAGTACACCTCGGGCTCGACGGGGAGGCCGAAGGGGGTCATGGTCAGCCACCGCCATCTGCTGGAGAATTCGGCGCTGATCGCGGCGAATTTTGGGCATACCCCTGAGGCGGTGGGCGTGAGTTGGCTACCGCTCTACCACGATATGGGGCTGGTCGGTGCAACCCTCCAAGTCCTCTATGTTGGATTTCCGCTGGTGCTCCTGTCGCCGGCTGAATTTCTCCAGCGTCCGCGCGTCTGGCTGGAGGCGATTTCGCGCTATCGCGGGACGACGAGTGGGGGGCCGAATTTTGCCTATGACCTATGCGTGACCAAGATTTCCCCCGAGCAGCGCGTGGGCCTCGATTTGAGCCGTTGGGAGGTCGCGTTCAGTGGTGCGGAGCCCGTCCGGGCAGCGACCCTGGAGCGCTTTGGGCGGGCCTTTGCCCCGCAGGGTTTCCGGCAGGAGGCGTTCCATCCTTGCTATGGGATGGCGGAGGCGACGCTGTTCATCAGTGGTGCCCGCAAAGGGGTGCTGCCCCAACAGACCCCCGTGCAAAAAGAGGCCCTGGCTCAAGGTCGTTGGGTGGCAGGCGGTGAGCCGGCTCAAGTGCTGGTGGGCTGTGGTCAGCCGGGGGAGCGGGTGGTCATTGTCCATCCTGAGACTATGCACCGCTGTGGTCCTGGAGAGCTGGGCGAAATCTGGGTCGGCGGGTCGGTGGCTGGGGGCTACTGGCAAAATCAGGAAGAAACTACCCGTACTTTTCAGGCTCATTTGGCGACAGGGGAAGGGCCATTTCTGCGCACGGGTGACCTGGGCTATCGGGATGCCGGAGAACTTTTCATCACCGGCAGGCGCAAGGATCTCATCATTCTTCAGGGGCGCAATCTCTATCCTCAGGATATCGAAGGGAGCGTAGAGCGCAGCCATCTGGCGCTAAAACCGGGATGCGGGGCAGCTTTTGCGGTGACGGTGGCAGACTGCGAGCGGCTGGTTGTTGTCCAAGAGGTGAAGTCTGCGCGTCAGATCGATGCCCCGGCTGTGCTGGGCGCGGTCCGTCAGGCGGTGGCGGAGGAACATGCAGTGGGCCTATATGCCATCGTTTTGCTCCGCCCCGGCAGTCTCGCCAAAACTTCCAGCGGAAAAATCCAACGGTTTGCCAACCGTGAGCATTTCCTGGCGGGCACGCTAGAAGTGGTCGCGCAATGGTGCCTTGAAGCAGATGCTAGCCAGAGTGTCTCTGTTCTGGCTAGCGCCCCCTCTGCCCGCGCGATAGAAGACTGGCTGAGCGAGCGTCTTGCCCGTCATCTGGGGATCGCAAGCACCGCCATCGAGGTACAGCAATCCTTTGCCTACTATGGCTTGGGTTCCACCGAGGCGGTCAGCTTGATCGGGGACTTGGAGCGGTGGTTGGGCCGGACTCTTTTGCCTACTCTGGCCTGGGACTACCCGACTATTGCTGCGCTCGCTCACTTTCTGGCGGGCTCAGACCGGGCTAGTGCTACAGATAAGACGGACCTCGAGCCCTCCGAGCCCATCGCTATTGTCGGGCTGGGCTGCCGCTTTCCGGGGGCCAAGGACCCTGAGGCATTTTGGCAGTTGTTGCGGACGGGACAGGGTGCGATTGGGGTGGTCCCGGCAGCACGCTGGTCTGGAGCGCGGGTGGGTCCGCTCGCTCAAGGCGGTTTTGTGGAGGGTGTGGATCGGTTTGATGCGCCCTTTTTCAAGATTTCACCCCGCGAAGCTCGGGCGATGGACCCCCAACAACGGCTACTCCTGGAGGTAGCCTGGGAGACTTTGGAGCACGGTGGCTTGGCACCGCTGGCGCAGGGCCGCTCGGGGGTCTTTATCGGGGTCAGCAGCCATGATTACGCCCAATTGTTGGCCGGTGCAGCCGAAGATCTGGACCTCTATACTGGCACCGGCTGTGCCCATAGCCTTGCAGCCAATCGCCTTTCCTACTACTTGGACTGGCATGGACCTAGTTTAGCTGTAGACACCGCCTGTTCCTCATCGCTGGTGGCGGTGCATCTCGCGTGTCAGCATCTGCGCACCAAGGAGTGTGACTTTGCCCTAGCGGGGGGGGTGAATGTGCTGTTGACCCCTGACCTGAGCGCCATCTTTGCGCGGGCGGGGATGCTGGCGGCGGACGGGCGCTGCAAAACTTTTGACGCCGCAGCCGATGGCTATGTCCGCTCTGAAGGCTGCGGACTGGTTGCCCTCAAGCGCCTCAAAGACGCCGAGCGCGATGGGGATCAGATTTGGGCGGTCCTCCGGGGCTCGGCGGTCAATCAGGACGGCAGGAGTAATGGGCTCACCGCCCCCAATGGAGCCGCGCAACAGGCTGTAATCCGCGAAGCCCTCGCCCACGCTGGGGTTTTACCCCAACAAATCGGCTATGTGGAAACCCATGGCACAGGTACCCCCCTGGGCGATCCGATTGAAGTGCAGGCGCTCAAGGCTGTTCTAGAAGCAGGACGGCGAGCGGATGAGCGCTGTGTCCTCGGCTCGGTCAAGACGAATATCGGACATCTGGAAGCAGCGGCAGGGATTGCGGGGCTGATCAAAACGGTGCTTGCCCTGCGCCACGGGCTGGTTCCGCCCCACCTACACCTCAAGCAGCTCAATCCCCATCTGGAATTGGAGGGGACGCCTTTCAGCGTCGCCACGTCGGCTTGCTTTTGGCCGCAGGCTAGGCGGCTGGCGGGGGTGAGTTCGTTTGGTTTGGGGGGGACCAATGCCCATGTGGTCCTGGAGGCAGCCCCGGCGGTAGCCCCGGCGGAGCAGCAGGAGCCTTGCTTGCAGCTACTCACGCTCTCAGCCCGGACTGAGCCCGCTTTGCGGGATTTGGCCCGCCGCTATGCCCATTATTTAAGTACCCATCCCGAAACAGTGCTAAGGGATGTTTGCGCCACTGCGAATATAGGGCGGGCGCACTTGCCGGAGCGGTTGGCGGTCCTGACGCAATCTACGACCCAACTTCAGGCACAGTTGACCGCTTTTGGGGACCAAGAACAGCGAGCCGGTCTGGTCACCGGGCCAATCCGGGGGCGGCAACGGGTGGCGTTTTTGTTTACCGGGCAAGGAGCGCAATACGCGGGGATGGGCCGCGAACTCTATGCCCGTCAGCCTGTGTTCCGGGCGAGCCTCGACCGGGCGGCGCAGATCCTGGAGCCTTGGCTGGAGCAGCCACTCCTTACGGTCCTCTTCGCCCCTGAGCTGATCCATCAGACTGCCTATGCGCAACCGGCCTTGTTTGCCCTGGAGTATGCTCTGGTGGAGTTGTGGCGCTCCTGGGGGATCGAGCCTGATTTCCTGCTTGGGCATAGCTTCGGGGAGTATGTCGCCGCCTGTGTCGCCGGGGTCTTCAGCCTGGAAGATGGCCTGAGGCTGGTGGCAGCGCGCGCCCGCTTGATGCAGGCGCTACCGGAGCAGGGGCAGATGGCGGTGGTCTTTGCCGCTGCGGTCATCGTCCGGGAGGTCCTCCAACCCTTTGGGGGATCGGTCGTCATCGCGGCTTTTAATGCCCCTGAGCATACGGTCATCGCGGGCAAGACGCCGGAGGTGACTGCGGTACTGGCTGCTTTTGCGCAGCGGGGGATCAAGACGCGCCCCTTAAAAATGGCCCACGCTTGCCATTCTCCCCTGATGGCCCCAATGTTGCCCGAATTGTATCGCGTGGCGCAGACAGTGACCTACCATCCCCCTCATCCGGGCTGGATCGCGACCTGCTTGGGGGCAGGGCCTAACACAACCCCGGAATACTGGTGTGCTCATTTGCTCGAGCCGGTGCAGTTCGCGCGGGGCTTGGAACAGTTGCCGGAGGATGTGGTGCTGCTCGAAGTCGGGCCAAAGCCAACCTTGCTTGGGCTTGCGGGTCAAAACTTTGGGAAACGCGTGGGTTTAGCCAGCCTACGCCCCGGTCAGCCGGAGGAAGCCGTGCTGCTGGAGAGCCTGAGTGTGCTCTATACCCAAGGTGCAACTGTGAATTGGGCGGCGATGGCTACCCGGTACCAAAGATTGGCCCTGCCGACCTATCCTTTTCAGCGGGAGCGCTATTGGCTCAGTCCTGCCCCCAAGCCCAATCCGAGCCATCCGCTACTCGGTCAGCGTCTGGTCTCGCCACTCCCGCAAGTACAGTTTAGCGGGGAGCTTCAGTCGGACGCTCCTGCTTTTTTGGGAGATCATCGGGTGTTTCAGACCGTGGTGCTCCCGGCGGCAGCTTTTCTGGAAATGGTGCTAGCGGCGGGGGCTCATGTGCTCAAGACCGAGTGCCTGACCCTGGAGCAGGTGGTCATTGAACGGGCGCTGGTGCTCACGCAGGAACCCAAGACGGTACAGGTGGTTCTACGGGCGGAGTCGCAGCGGGGTTATCACGTTCAGGTCCTGAGTCTGGAGGGGGAGACGCAATGGACCTGTCATGCCACGGGCTGGATACTTCCTGGCGCTGAAGCACCGGAGTCTAGGGATCTGGCAGGGATACAGGAGCGCTGCGCTGAAACGGTGCCGATAGCGCAGTACTACGAGCGCTATCAAGCGCGGGATATCGACTATGGACCGGGCTTTAGGGTGCTGCGTCACCTCTTGCGGCAGCCGGGGGAGAGTCTGGCATGGGTGGATCTGGCTCAGTCAGATGGGCGCTATCTGCTCCATCCGGCCTTGTTGGACGGGTGCTTTCAGGGGGTGGCTGCGGCGCTCTCGGGGTGGCCTGCTGGCTGCTGGGTGCCGGTTTCCTGCGCCAAGCTACATCTTTATGGGCGCGTGGGAAGCGGGCTGTGGAGCCATGCTCGCGTGCAGCAGCACGCTGATTTCCTGCGTGCTGACCTAGGTCTGATGGCCCCTGACGGGCAAATCCTCGCCACGGTGGAGGGGCTTCAGGTTCAGCCGGTCCGCCCGGAAGCCTTGCTCGGGACAACGTGGTGCTACGAAGTAGTCTGGCGTGAAATGCCCGCTGTGCTGCCCACCCCCGCCGCCCTTGAGGCACAGCTAGATCCGGTCCTCGAACCCGATACCGCCGCCTTAGACCACCTCGAAGCCCTGAGTCTGGAGTATGGCTGGAGGGCGCTTCAGGATCTCGGAGGGAAGCTCGATCCGGGTCAGCGCTTCACCCTGGAGGAAATAGCCGCAACGGTCGTGAAACCACAGCAGTCCTTGCTCAAGCGCCTGCTCGCCATGTTCGTAGAAGCGCGGCTGCTTCGGTCTCTCAACACAGGCTGGGAAGTCCTCAAAGCTCCTACCAACACCGCTTTTCAGTCCGGGGCTTCCGCTGAATGGACCTTGCTGGAGCGCTGTGGGACGCACTTAGCTGCGGTCCTGACGGGGCGTTGTGACCCACTAGAGCTACTCTTCCCGCAGGGGGACCTGACGACCTTGACGCAGGTCTATCAAGAGTCGCCCACCGCCCGGAGGATGAATACTTGGCTAGGCCAAGTCCTCTGTGCTGTGCTCGAGCAGCGGTGCCGTCCCCTGCGGGTGCTCGAAATCGGGGCGGGGACCGGCGCAACGACTGCTTATTTGCTGCCGCATCTACCTCCTGATGCTGAATATGTCTTCACCGACCTCAGCCCCCTCTTTTTGAAAAAGGGCCGGGACAAGTTCCAAGACTATCCCTATGTCCGCTATAAGACCCTTGACATCGAGCAAGACCCGCTCGCCCAAGGCTTTTTGGCCCATCACTACGACATCGTGGTGGCCGCGAATGTCCTCCATGCCACCCGCGACCTGCGTCAAACGCTCGCCCATGTGCAGCAGTTGTTGACAGCGGGCGGTCTGTTGTTGTTGTTGGAGGTGGCGGGTGAGCGCCCGGTGCGCTGGCTGGATCTGACGTTTGGCCTGACGGAGGGTTGGTGGCGCTTCGCGGACCACGACCTGCGACCGGACTATCCGTTGCTGCCGGTTCAGCGCTGGTGTACTTTGCTGGAGGCGTGTGGGTTCTCCTCGACGAAGCCGCTGCGGGCTGCTCATCAGGCGGTCGTGATCGCTCAGGCTCCGCTCGCTCCCGCTCGCTCAGACCGCAACTGGCTCATTCTGGCGGACCGTCAGGGCGTGGGACAGCAATTGGCGGACCAATTGGCGCTGCGGGGCGAAGCTGCGACCCTGGTTTTTGCGCAGGACCTGGACCTGACGCTTCCCGAAGACTTCCACCGCCTGATCCAAGACGCGGCTCGGCCTTGGCAGGGTGTGGTGCATCTGTGGAGTCTGGATGCGGGCACGGAGGATTTGGACCGGGCTTTAGAAAAGAGTTGCGCCAGTACATTACATCTGGTTCAAGCGCTGCTGCGAGCCCATCTAGCCCCCCGCCTCTGGCTTGTGACGCGCGGGGCTCAGGCGGTAGGAACGGCTGCTCCGACGGGCGTAGCTCAGGCGACTTTGTGGGGCATGGGCCGGGTCATCGCCCGTGAACACCCGGAACTAGGCGGTGTTCTGATAGACCTCGACCCCGAGTCCTCCGCCCACGAAATCCAGCATCTGCTCACAGAAATTACCCATACACCCGCCGAAGAGCAGGTGGCCTTCCGGGGAACTACGCGCCTGGGGGCGCGGCTGGTGCGGGCTCCTCTGGAATCGGGAAATCTTCCTTCCTCTGCTTTAAGTCGTATCCCGCTCACGGGAGGGCTAGAAGGCACCTACTTGATTACGGGAGGCTTGGGGGGGTTGGGGCTGTTGGTCAGCGACTGGCTGGTAGCTCAAGGGGCACGAAATCTCGTGCTGGTAGGCCGCAGTCATCCTGATAGAGAAGCGCAGGCACGGGTGCGGGCCCTGGAGCACGCGGGCGCGCGCGTGCTGGTGCTACAGGCGGACATAGCGCAAGCGCAAGAAGTTGTCCGGGTTTTGGCTACTATCGAGCGGACGCTGCCTCCTTTGCGCGGGGTCATCCACGGGGCCGGAGTCCTGGCGGATGGAGCCCTGAGCAGCCAAAACTGGGAGCGCTTCACGGAGGTCATGGGGGCCAAAGTGCAAGGAGCCTGGAACCTCCACACGCTGACCCAAGACCATCCGCTGGACTTTTTTGTCCTGTTCTCCTCCGTAGCAGCGCTCCTCGGGAGTCCCGGACAGGCCAACCACGCGGCGGCCAATGCTTTTTTGGATACGCTGGCCTGGGAGCGCCGCGCTCAGGGGCTCCCTGCCCTCAGTATCAATTGGGGACCTTGGGCTGAGGTGGGGAAAGCTGCGCATCTGGAGCGCGACCCGCTGCGGCGCTTGGGGATGATCCCCCCGGAGCAGGGTATACGGCTGTTGGGGGAGTTGCTGGGTCAGGATGCGACTCAGGTGGGGGTCTTCGTCGCAGATTGGGCGCAGCTTTTGCCTGCTTCTGCTGAGGGGTGGCCTGGTTTTCTTGCAGAACTTGCCTCTGGAGGACAAGCCGCCTGGGAGCCTTTGCCCACGCACGGGCAGACGAGGGAGGAGCGCCCGCCGGTGCTGGCGGATTATCTGCGTGCGCAGGTCGCCGGGGCTCTGGGGGCGGAGGAGTTTCATTTAGACCCCGAAGCGCCGCTCTTAAACAGCGGTCTGGATTCCCTAACGGCGCTGGAGTTGCGCAATCGGGTCAACCGTGACCTAGGTGTGGATGTGCCGGTGGTGAAGTTTCTGGAGGGCCTCAGCCTTGCAGACTTGACGAATTTTATAGCCGTGCACTTAGAGGAATCCCCCGCCGCAGCCACACAGCAAGTAAGCGCTGACGCAAACGAAGACTGGGAAGAGGGCGCACTGTGA